A single region of the Labrus bergylta chromosome 10, fLabBer1.1, whole genome shotgun sequence genome encodes:
- the mlip gene encoding muscular LMNA-interacting protein isoform X1 yields the protein MDDMNPNPEEVLTEERSKPPTFTFVPVLWALPTQSITTEEATPGALTGNSHQNVAVSHEETSEETMSIFKAEKVFIRDCEEGGAGNTIQLGTKSQLNLSRDLQSPSASTESENTTHHEAPGTASMATAVYKHGGVSQWQCRDNSGLSEVSSGGFVNRVSEDRTSPTNSADLFPTLASSRESILSEGSDRDKSWSAVRLSSAMSPSSFSRTVSPCSSVLSGVFSPAVVQIKRHFLAPGSSLLQTPFSSCESLSSSSACPQSPPPVPRHRPPLTRLSLLTAILRKGRLPVLSSTLQRPYTPCWPVNPVTLSFCNACSAASSVASIPLEFSSRFSSSASIDSQSHRELNRCITSPPPELSTISNSQTQAKTCSEKNHLKSVPTWEQVISPLAEKSSTLPRAPLPAFCSNFKSVSPPRGEEIDSAANRKLQHTHISISPEPKLDNNHMYGQGNKDNNLKKLISLSPKLIKIQESAVPQKWTPSPHSSSLSRLHCLKSPPVCLSPPPLQPSHSHSPGVTGADIASPYHPSENTARRCEPERSCSNSKSAKSDTSHSCLLSPSRYTPIIFSGWPSPACSRTPTPSPAPPVKSLSPSPPLSLRSTPSPRPGSGISDCSDRDGKKRKTHKIKLSYKSLAAIPTNTLLLDQQTIDEQVERGESPYDTLDGGVADTHAEMRSPSQLRQESEELYAVIDEVLADSIPPSKGSQSPQPSRPTSTNTGLQNNSSSLKSLGRETKYASLSSLNQSTGVDRKLMDTKKTKPGVIRPMTAIPRLRVEDEEEFRPNPFRQYDHKQTASDYRKADNKSLSKPRQDFYTRETTPERRTPFSVCDLQITEPDERISHQVKEASTSFSTTEGRMNTFETHI from the exons GTTTTAACAGAAGAACGATCTAAGCCACCTACTTTCACATTTGTGCCGGTGCTGTGGGCTTTACCAACTCAAAGCATCACTACAGAGGAAGCAACACCCGGAGCTCTGACAGGAAACTCTCACCAG AACGTCGCAGTGTCCCATGAGGAGACGAGCGAGGAGACCATGTCGATTTTCAAAGCGGAGAAAGTCTTTATCAGAGACtgtgaggagggaggagcaggaAACACAATCCAACTGGGGACAAAATCTCAA ttaaaTCTGTCACGGGATCTTCAGTCCCCTTCAGCCTCTACTGAGTCTGAAAATACAACCCACCACGAAGCCCCCGGGACTGCCTCTATGGCAACAGCTGTTTATAAACACGGGGGCGTTTCCCAGTGGCAGTGCCGTGATAACTCTGGACTCTCTGAGGTTAGCTCGGGTGGCTTTGTAAATAGAGTTTCAGAGGACAGAACTAGCCCCACAAACTCTGCAGACCTGTTCCCCACCCTGGCCTCCTCCAGAGAGTCTATCCTCTCGGAGGGCTCGGACAGAGACAAGAGCTGGTCGGCTGTGCGGCTCTCCTCTGCGATGTCTCCGTCCTCCTTCAGCCGTACTGTCTCCCCCTGCTCCTCCGTCCTCTCGGGCGTCTTCTCTCCCGCTGTCGTCCAGATAAAGAGGCACTTTCTCGCCCCTGGCTCTAGTCTGCTTCAAACCCCTTTCTCTTCCTGCGAGagcctgtcctcctcctccgcctgtCCCCAGTCCCCTCCTCCTGTTCCCCGGCACCGGCCTCCTCTCACCCGGCTCTCCCTCCTCACTGCCATCCTGAGAAAAGGCCgacttcctgtcctgtcctCGACCCTGCAGAGGCCTTAcaccccctgctggcctgtTAACCCTGTGACCCTGTCCTTCTGCAACGCCTGCTCAGCAGCCTCCAGCGTGGCCTCAATCCCCCTGGAGTTCTCCTCCCGCTTCTCCTCGTCTGCGTCCATAGATAGTCAGAGTCACAGGGAGCTTAATAGATGCATCACTTCTCCTCCACCCGAGCTCAGCACAATATCAAACTCTCAGACTCAAGCAAAGACgtgctcagaaaaaaatcacttaaagAGTGTGCCTACATGGGAGCAGGTTATTTCACCCCTGGCAGAGAAGAGCAGCACACTTCCACGAGCTCCGCTGCCTGCATTTTGCTCaaattttaaatctgtttctcCACCGCGGGGTGAAGAAATTGACTCTGCAGCTAACAGAaaactgcaacacacacacatctcgaTTTCCCCCGAGCCGAAGCTAGACAACAACCACATGTACGGCCAGGGCAACAAGGATAATAACCTTAAAAAACTCATCTCCTTGTCCCCTAAACTAATTAAGATCCAAGAGAGCGCCGTTCCCCAGAAATGGACTCCTTCACCACACAGTTCATCTCTCTCGAGGCTTCACTGTCTGAAATCTCCACCTGTCTGCCTTTCTCCACCGCCGCTTCAGCCTTCCCACTCACACTCACCCGGCGTCACCGGCGCCGACATTGCATCGCCCTACCACCCTTCAGAAAACACCGCGAGAAGGTGTGAGCCAGAGAGGAGCTGCTCTAATTCCAAAAGTGCCAAATCAGACACATCTCActcctgtctcctgtcaccTTCGCGCTACACACCCATCATTTTCAGCGGATGGCCATCACCTGCCTGCTCTCGCACGCCTACGCCCTCTCCTGCTCCGCCGGTCAAAAGCCTCTCCccgtctccccctctctccctgcgCTCCACACCCTCCCCGAGGCCGGGGAGTGGAATATCAGACTGCAGTGACAGGgatggtaaaaaaagaaag ACACACAAGATCAAACTGAGTTACAAATCGCTTGCTGCTATTCCGACAAACACCCTCCTGTTGGATCAGCAG ACCATAGACGAGCAGGTAGAGCGAGGAGAGAGTCCATACGACACCTTGGACGGAGGTGTTGCAGACACACACGCTGAG ATGCGTTCGCCCTCCCAGCTCCGGCAGGAGTCAGAGGAACTTTACGCCGTTATTGATGAGGTTTTGGCTGATTCCATTCCACCA AGCAAAGGCTCCCAGTCACCACAGCCCTCCAGGCCAACAAGCACCAACACTGGACTGCAG AACAATTCATCATCTCTGAAGTCCTTGGGACGTGAAACCAAATAT GCATCTTTATCCAGCCTGAACCAATCTACAGGTGTGGACAGAAAGCTCATGGATACTAAAAAG ACGAAGCCCGGGGTTATTCGCCCGATGACGGCCATTCCAAGACTGAGAgtggaggacgaggaagaatTTCGTCCCAATCCCTTCAGGCAATATGACCACAAGCAGACAGCATCTGACTACAGAAAG
- the mlip gene encoding muscular LMNA-interacting protein isoform X2, translating into MSIFKAEKVFIRDCEEGGAGNTIQLGTKSQLNLSRDLQSPSASTESENTTHHEAPGTASMATAVYKHGGVSQWQCRDNSGLSEVSSGGFVNRVSEDRTSPTNSADLFPTLASSRESILSEGSDRDKSWSAVRLSSAMSPSSFSRTVSPCSSVLSGVFSPAVVQIKRHFLAPGSSLLQTPFSSCESLSSSSACPQSPPPVPRHRPPLTRLSLLTAILRKGRLPVLSSTLQRPYTPCWPVNPVTLSFCNACSAASSVASIPLEFSSRFSSSASIDSQSHRELNRCITSPPPELSTISNSQTQAKTCSEKNHLKSVPTWEQVISPLAEKSSTLPRAPLPAFCSNFKSVSPPRGEEIDSAANRKLQHTHISISPEPKLDNNHMYGQGNKDNNLKKLISLSPKLIKIQESAVPQKWTPSPHSSSLSRLHCLKSPPVCLSPPPLQPSHSHSPGVTGADIASPYHPSENTARRCEPERSCSNSKSAKSDTSHSCLLSPSRYTPIIFSGWPSPACSRTPTPSPAPPVKSLSPSPPLSLRSTPSPRPGSGISDCSDRDGKKRKTHKIKLSYKSLAAIPTNTLLLDQQTIDEQVERGESPYDTLDGGVADTHAEMRSPSQLRQESEELYAVIDEVLADSIPPSKGSQSPQPSRPTSTNTGLQNNSSSLKSLGRETKYASLSSLNQSTGVDRKLMDTKKTKPGVIRPMTAIPRLRVEDEEEFRPNPFRQYDHKQTASDYRKADNKSLSKPRQDFYTRETTPERRTPFSVCDLQITEPDERISHQVKEASTSFSTTEGRMNTFETHI; encoded by the exons ATGTCGATTTTCAAAGCGGAGAAAGTCTTTATCAGAGACtgtgaggagggaggagcaggaAACACAATCCAACTGGGGACAAAATCTCAA ttaaaTCTGTCACGGGATCTTCAGTCCCCTTCAGCCTCTACTGAGTCTGAAAATACAACCCACCACGAAGCCCCCGGGACTGCCTCTATGGCAACAGCTGTTTATAAACACGGGGGCGTTTCCCAGTGGCAGTGCCGTGATAACTCTGGACTCTCTGAGGTTAGCTCGGGTGGCTTTGTAAATAGAGTTTCAGAGGACAGAACTAGCCCCACAAACTCTGCAGACCTGTTCCCCACCCTGGCCTCCTCCAGAGAGTCTATCCTCTCGGAGGGCTCGGACAGAGACAAGAGCTGGTCGGCTGTGCGGCTCTCCTCTGCGATGTCTCCGTCCTCCTTCAGCCGTACTGTCTCCCCCTGCTCCTCCGTCCTCTCGGGCGTCTTCTCTCCCGCTGTCGTCCAGATAAAGAGGCACTTTCTCGCCCCTGGCTCTAGTCTGCTTCAAACCCCTTTCTCTTCCTGCGAGagcctgtcctcctcctccgcctgtCCCCAGTCCCCTCCTCCTGTTCCCCGGCACCGGCCTCCTCTCACCCGGCTCTCCCTCCTCACTGCCATCCTGAGAAAAGGCCgacttcctgtcctgtcctCGACCCTGCAGAGGCCTTAcaccccctgctggcctgtTAACCCTGTGACCCTGTCCTTCTGCAACGCCTGCTCAGCAGCCTCCAGCGTGGCCTCAATCCCCCTGGAGTTCTCCTCCCGCTTCTCCTCGTCTGCGTCCATAGATAGTCAGAGTCACAGGGAGCTTAATAGATGCATCACTTCTCCTCCACCCGAGCTCAGCACAATATCAAACTCTCAGACTCAAGCAAAGACgtgctcagaaaaaaatcacttaaagAGTGTGCCTACATGGGAGCAGGTTATTTCACCCCTGGCAGAGAAGAGCAGCACACTTCCACGAGCTCCGCTGCCTGCATTTTGCTCaaattttaaatctgtttctcCACCGCGGGGTGAAGAAATTGACTCTGCAGCTAACAGAaaactgcaacacacacacatctcgaTTTCCCCCGAGCCGAAGCTAGACAACAACCACATGTACGGCCAGGGCAACAAGGATAATAACCTTAAAAAACTCATCTCCTTGTCCCCTAAACTAATTAAGATCCAAGAGAGCGCCGTTCCCCAGAAATGGACTCCTTCACCACACAGTTCATCTCTCTCGAGGCTTCACTGTCTGAAATCTCCACCTGTCTGCCTTTCTCCACCGCCGCTTCAGCCTTCCCACTCACACTCACCCGGCGTCACCGGCGCCGACATTGCATCGCCCTACCACCCTTCAGAAAACACCGCGAGAAGGTGTGAGCCAGAGAGGAGCTGCTCTAATTCCAAAAGTGCCAAATCAGACACATCTCActcctgtctcctgtcaccTTCGCGCTACACACCCATCATTTTCAGCGGATGGCCATCACCTGCCTGCTCTCGCACGCCTACGCCCTCTCCTGCTCCGCCGGTCAAAAGCCTCTCCccgtctccccctctctccctgcgCTCCACACCCTCCCCGAGGCCGGGGAGTGGAATATCAGACTGCAGTGACAGGgatggtaaaaaaagaaag ACACACAAGATCAAACTGAGTTACAAATCGCTTGCTGCTATTCCGACAAACACCCTCCTGTTGGATCAGCAG ACCATAGACGAGCAGGTAGAGCGAGGAGAGAGTCCATACGACACCTTGGACGGAGGTGTTGCAGACACACACGCTGAG ATGCGTTCGCCCTCCCAGCTCCGGCAGGAGTCAGAGGAACTTTACGCCGTTATTGATGAGGTTTTGGCTGATTCCATTCCACCA AGCAAAGGCTCCCAGTCACCACAGCCCTCCAGGCCAACAAGCACCAACACTGGACTGCAG AACAATTCATCATCTCTGAAGTCCTTGGGACGTGAAACCAAATAT GCATCTTTATCCAGCCTGAACCAATCTACAGGTGTGGACAGAAAGCTCATGGATACTAAAAAG ACGAAGCCCGGGGTTATTCGCCCGATGACGGCCATTCCAAGACTGAGAgtggaggacgaggaagaatTTCGTCCCAATCCCTTCAGGCAATATGACCACAAGCAGACAGCATCTGACTACAGAAAG
- the mlip gene encoding muscular LMNA-interacting protein isoform X3 → MATAVYKHGGVSQWQCRDNSGLSEVSSGGFVNRVSEDRTSPTNSADLFPTLASSRESILSEGSDRDKSWSAVRLSSAMSPSSFSRTVSPCSSVLSGVFSPAVVQIKRHFLAPGSSLLQTPFSSCESLSSSSACPQSPPPVPRHRPPLTRLSLLTAILRKGRLPVLSSTLQRPYTPCWPVNPVTLSFCNACSAASSVASIPLEFSSRFSSSASIDSQSHRELNRCITSPPPELSTISNSQTQAKTCSEKNHLKSVPTWEQVISPLAEKSSTLPRAPLPAFCSNFKSVSPPRGEEIDSAANRKLQHTHISISPEPKLDNNHMYGQGNKDNNLKKLISLSPKLIKIQESAVPQKWTPSPHSSSLSRLHCLKSPPVCLSPPPLQPSHSHSPGVTGADIASPYHPSENTARRCEPERSCSNSKSAKSDTSHSCLLSPSRYTPIIFSGWPSPACSRTPTPSPAPPVKSLSPSPPLSLRSTPSPRPGSGISDCSDRDGKKRKTHKIKLSYKSLAAIPTNTLLLDQQTIDEQVERGESPYDTLDGGVADTHAEMRSPSQLRQESEELYAVIDEVLADSIPPSKGSQSPQPSRPTSTNTGLQNNSSSLKSLGRETKYASLSSLNQSTGVDRKLMDTKKTKPGVIRPMTAIPRLRVEDEEEFRPNPFRQYDHKQTASDYRKADNKSLSKPRQDFYTRETTPERRTPFSVCDLQITEPDERISHQVKEASTSFSTTEGRMNTFETHI, encoded by the exons ATGGCAACAGCTGTTTATAAACACGGGGGCGTTTCCCAGTGGCAGTGCCGTGATAACTCTGGACTCTCTGAGGTTAGCTCGGGTGGCTTTGTAAATAGAGTTTCAGAGGACAGAACTAGCCCCACAAACTCTGCAGACCTGTTCCCCACCCTGGCCTCCTCCAGAGAGTCTATCCTCTCGGAGGGCTCGGACAGAGACAAGAGCTGGTCGGCTGTGCGGCTCTCCTCTGCGATGTCTCCGTCCTCCTTCAGCCGTACTGTCTCCCCCTGCTCCTCCGTCCTCTCGGGCGTCTTCTCTCCCGCTGTCGTCCAGATAAAGAGGCACTTTCTCGCCCCTGGCTCTAGTCTGCTTCAAACCCCTTTCTCTTCCTGCGAGagcctgtcctcctcctccgcctgtCCCCAGTCCCCTCCTCCTGTTCCCCGGCACCGGCCTCCTCTCACCCGGCTCTCCCTCCTCACTGCCATCCTGAGAAAAGGCCgacttcctgtcctgtcctCGACCCTGCAGAGGCCTTAcaccccctgctggcctgtTAACCCTGTGACCCTGTCCTTCTGCAACGCCTGCTCAGCAGCCTCCAGCGTGGCCTCAATCCCCCTGGAGTTCTCCTCCCGCTTCTCCTCGTCTGCGTCCATAGATAGTCAGAGTCACAGGGAGCTTAATAGATGCATCACTTCTCCTCCACCCGAGCTCAGCACAATATCAAACTCTCAGACTCAAGCAAAGACgtgctcagaaaaaaatcacttaaagAGTGTGCCTACATGGGAGCAGGTTATTTCACCCCTGGCAGAGAAGAGCAGCACACTTCCACGAGCTCCGCTGCCTGCATTTTGCTCaaattttaaatctgtttctcCACCGCGGGGTGAAGAAATTGACTCTGCAGCTAACAGAaaactgcaacacacacacatctcgaTTTCCCCCGAGCCGAAGCTAGACAACAACCACATGTACGGCCAGGGCAACAAGGATAATAACCTTAAAAAACTCATCTCCTTGTCCCCTAAACTAATTAAGATCCAAGAGAGCGCCGTTCCCCAGAAATGGACTCCTTCACCACACAGTTCATCTCTCTCGAGGCTTCACTGTCTGAAATCTCCACCTGTCTGCCTTTCTCCACCGCCGCTTCAGCCTTCCCACTCACACTCACCCGGCGTCACCGGCGCCGACATTGCATCGCCCTACCACCCTTCAGAAAACACCGCGAGAAGGTGTGAGCCAGAGAGGAGCTGCTCTAATTCCAAAAGTGCCAAATCAGACACATCTCActcctgtctcctgtcaccTTCGCGCTACACACCCATCATTTTCAGCGGATGGCCATCACCTGCCTGCTCTCGCACGCCTACGCCCTCTCCTGCTCCGCCGGTCAAAAGCCTCTCCccgtctccccctctctccctgcgCTCCACACCCTCCCCGAGGCCGGGGAGTGGAATATCAGACTGCAGTGACAGGgatggtaaaaaaagaaag ACACACAAGATCAAACTGAGTTACAAATCGCTTGCTGCTATTCCGACAAACACCCTCCTGTTGGATCAGCAG ACCATAGACGAGCAGGTAGAGCGAGGAGAGAGTCCATACGACACCTTGGACGGAGGTGTTGCAGACACACACGCTGAG ATGCGTTCGCCCTCCCAGCTCCGGCAGGAGTCAGAGGAACTTTACGCCGTTATTGATGAGGTTTTGGCTGATTCCATTCCACCA AGCAAAGGCTCCCAGTCACCACAGCCCTCCAGGCCAACAAGCACCAACACTGGACTGCAG AACAATTCATCATCTCTGAAGTCCTTGGGACGTGAAACCAAATAT GCATCTTTATCCAGCCTGAACCAATCTACAGGTGTGGACAGAAAGCTCATGGATACTAAAAAG ACGAAGCCCGGGGTTATTCGCCCGATGACGGCCATTCCAAGACTGAGAgtggaggacgaggaagaatTTCGTCCCAATCCCTTCAGGCAATATGACCACAAGCAGACAGCATCTGACTACAGAAAG